ATTTTTCTTATGTCTTCTAATTTCGGATTACTTGATCTATATAGTACGTTTCTTAGGTTTCTTGGTAAAGATTTTCTTACCCGGAATGATCAATGACAGAACCAAGATTATAGTTGAGTTTTGTAACAGCCTGCTATATAGCTCTCGTGTTCTTATCTGGTTATATGTACTGGTAATTATATGGCCTCACTTCATCGGCCCACGTGAAAAGAGTTCAATGGACGCAACCAAGGGTCTAAAATATATCACAAAGGGGATTACATGTGCAGTATATGTTGCTGCTGCGTGGACGCTTAGAACTATAGCTATAAAGTTCTCATATGCTTCAATTTATAATCAAAGATTCTCTAAAAGAATTCAAGAAAATCGCTTCCATCAAGACATGCTTCAAACGCTTTCAGGGCCACCATCAGGGGAGCTTTCAAAAGTTCATAGTTCTAAGTGCAGGGGATCAAAATCTAATGTTATTGATGCGAAAACACCCCAGTGGATGACACTTTGGACGATTGGAACCGCACCACCTACTGACTTTAATACACTTCCTAGTACACTTGATGAAAGTAAAGATTTGGTGAATCTGGATGAGCAGAACAGCAGAATTATGACCATTGAACGGAAAGCTCAAGCTGTCGGTGATCATATATTTAGAAATGTAGCTAAACCCGAGCACAAGTAAGATTGGTCTAAGTTCTGTTTGCTGAAATTTATTATTCTTGATCCATCTTATCTCTTATCATTTTTCCTTTGAACTAGGTACATTGAAGAGGAAGATCTTTTGCGTTTTATGAAAAAAGAGGAGGTGGAAATGGTGCTTCCATCGATTGGAGGAAAAGACGAAAGTGGGAGGATTGATGAAAAGCCCTTTCTTAACTGGGTGGTACTTACTCTTTCAAAATATCAGATTATATTATGTCAAGTTTATTGCATTCAATTCCCTTGAGATTTTATCTTAATTGGTTTACAGGTGAGCCTGTATAGGAGGAGTAAATTTCTGGAGCATTCTCTAAATGACATAAACGAATCCATGAAGACATTACTCAAGTTTGTCAATGTGATTTTGGTGGTAGTACTCATAATTCTTTGGGTAATACCCATGGGTATTGCTACAAGAGAAGTGTTGCTTTTCATCTCATCTCAGTTCTTACTTGCTGTTTTCACATTTGGGAACTCTGCTAAGTCAACATTTGAAGCCATGATATTCGTGTTTCTGAAACACCCATTTGACGTCGGTGATCGTTGTGTCATTGATGGTGTCCAGGTAGGTAACTCACTCGACCTAATCTACCTACAACAATTTAATTAGAGTTAATTACGATATGATTTCAAATTATTCTGCATGctttatatattaaagagaATATAAATGTATAGGTTGTCGTAGAAGAAGTAAGCATTTTGACTACAGTCTTCCTGAAATATGACAATGAGAAGATTTATTATCCGAATTCAATTTTAGCTACAAAATCCATCAGCAATTTTAACCGGAGTCCAGAAATGAGGGATACTGTGGAGTTTGAGTTAGACGTTTCCACTTCCGTTGACAACATTTCAGCTTTAAAAGCTAAAATTAAAACGTATGTCAACTTATTATCTACTACTTTTCTATCCCTTGTTAGTCTTGCTTTCATTCAAAGCTGGCTAGTCTATTACTTCAACACACTTAAATAATGCTGCCATTACACAGGACTAGATATCGATCCATGTATGTAGATGTTTTGAGGGGTATTGATAACGAGGCAGGATtttaacttaactatatatgCTTGTTAATTACAATAAGTATTTCTAGCTAGCTTCCAAATGATCGCATTAATTAGTCTTGATTTGATCTAAATGGTTTTATATCCTATCCAGGTACATAGATAGCAAGCCTCACTTATGGCGACCAAAGCACAACGTTCGGGTTAGGGAGATTGTAGATGTGAACAAGATGAAAATGAGACTGGACGTAACTCATACGATAAACTTTCAGAATTATGAAGAGAAAAACGATAGACGATCAAACCTGGTGCTGGAGCTGAGGAACATCTTCCAACAACTTGGAATCAAAGTGTATCAAATTCTTCCCCCAACAAGTTCTGATTAGCTACATGCGTTGCGTCCGCATCACCATATATTGGCCaatgctgaacaatactgtgaCATCATTGTAGTGAATCTTGATTTTATTGGTAATTTTCCCTGGATATGTGGAATTTCTTTCAAATGAAATTTGGACATTACAATAACCGATAATAAGACATTAAAAAATGTTACCactatgaataaataaattgagGATCATGTGCAATAATTAAGCTGTCAATACTTAATTACCAGTTATATATGTTACAATTTTTTCTGTTTGTCTGCTATGCCTAAAACCTTTAAATTAGGATTTCAAGTGGaatttaaataactttttttttcttatatatcaGTAGTTTTGTTAAATCACATGAAATTAGTGAATTCGGTCAACCGGTCATGTTGTTATCTTAAGTACTGGTATTTCAGTTATTCAACGTTTTTGAATTTGTGGTCACTACCCAAATCTGTCGTATCCGTCTAAAGGCTATATTCTATTTAAGGGGGTGTTTTGATAGGATGGAATTGTAAAGAATGGAAACGAAGTGAAAAAGAATACACTTAAAAGAAGGAAACCTATTCTTTAGTTTGGGGCCAACAAAGGATTGAGACATACAGGGAAGAATGATCTCTATTTTGCTTGTATCACCATGGGAGTTTGTTTTTATGTGAAACAATTATTCAATCAATGAATACAATACGGAGTATAAAAGAAGATATTGAAATAAAGATTTCAGATCTGGCTTAGAATATCAATTTAAATTAGTATgggtatatacatatatacagtatatataaattattgttaGTAAAAAGTAAGAAAACTTTACGTATTCATGTGAGTGATATGTtgaagaggatgatgatgatcctTTGACAAGAAGCAAGTGGGCTTTACCTTAATGATACATCAGAAAtccatacaaataataaaagaatcCAATTTTGGTTGTAAGAAAAAATGACAGAACAATGATCAGAAATGGGCTGTGTTTTGTACGGTTCCCCGGCCAACAAAAAACTAAAAGCAAAGAGAATTTTGGGCTTTGCTTGTTCTTATCAAAGCGAAATAACATATAACATAGATAAAAATGGGTGTTGccttttctttattcttttacaGCTCCCAGCAAAATAGCAGCAATAAAATGAATGCCAACTTTGTAGTTATCATTTTGTCAAGGACTCATGGTGTTGTCTTGCGTCAAGAATAGAAAGCCCATCGCCAAACTTGCAAGCTTCAGTCCATAAATGAAGTATGGGCCCAACAGGGACGAAAATAGCCCACAATAGTTATTGTCGGTTG
The sequence above is drawn from the Erigeron canadensis isolate Cc75 chromosome 4, C_canadensis_v1, whole genome shotgun sequence genome and encodes:
- the LOC122598698 gene encoding mechanosensitive ion channel protein 10-like: MGIATREVLLFISSQFLLAVFTFGNSAKSTFEAMIFVFLKHPFDVGDRCVIDGVQVVVEEVSILTTVFLKYDNEKIYYPNSILATKSISNFNRSPEMRDTVEFELDVSTSVDNISALKAKIKTYIDSKPHLWRPKHNVRVREIVDVNKMKMRLDVTHTINFQNYEEKNDRRSNLVLELRNIFQQLGIKVYQILPPTSSD